The Glycine max cultivar Williams 82 chromosome 3, Glycine_max_v4.0, whole genome shotgun sequence sequence ATCAAAAGGTAGCTAGGGATACACTTGACTCATTTTTAGATCTAATATAGACTTCTTTGCCTGAAACTTAACCAGCGTTCATCTCTATAGTTCATTCTAGTACTTAGCTTCCCTTATTTCTCACTAGTACCTTGTGCAATATCTCACAACATCTCTATCGATTCTAATCCTCATACCATTCGAAGCACATGCAGTTGTTCCCTACTCATGGTTTTCATTACTCCAGTAGGAAATGTAAGATGACacttcaacttaaaagttcatTCTCTTGTGATTGCAACTCCAATAGTCCTCTAGGTTAACCTTGAGTATAAAGGTTTAGAAGTTACTGCTTAACTCTATTTAACTTGTCTTAAGGGTATTGAGAGAGTTTCATATTATTGCTTGTTACTATGTTGACTCTCCATTTTTCTTCCTAGAAGGGTTGATCTAACTAGAACTAAGGTCGTTATCTGATCTTCTTCCCATGACAACTATATTTGCACTTCTATTCCTTGGGTGGATGTGTATTAACTCCCATTTAATTGGATTTGGGATATAGTActtttttgatgatttttaaccATCAGAAATTGTTTAATACCTATTAAATGTTTCATACAAATAGTTTTTGGCTGTTTTGAACGGTAAAAAAATGAGCTAttagaaaacataaaataataataataaaatgaatgttaCGCCATCATTTAATTGACAATATGAGCATTTTGGATTTATTCTCAAACATAAATGACTAAAATGAgacttttaaaacataaaaggaccaaaacagaaaaaatgtGAAAACTAAATGaactaaattgatattttagccAAGGGTATTACTATTGGCACCAACTAAGTTGCTCTTGGTCCCTACCAGCCAAGAGTAATTACCAAACTACCTTTCCCCACCTTCCTTTTCTTCATTCTCCTCTCCCTTTTTCCCCTTCTTTATTCATTCATTCTCCTTTCCTTCTTTCCCCTTTCACCCTCTTCCCTCTTTGCACATAGGTACTTTTTTGGTTTTCGTAGACAAAacagaatcatgattttgttgtgcaTTTTTGTGCAATAGAATCATGAttccatttttctttattcGGGTTTTGATTACTCAACAGAATCGTGATTCTGCTATGCAACACAACGGAAATACATAGTAGACATTTTGTTCATGACAAACGTTTTTGTGCATTTTGTGAAAGTTTTTAACCCCCAAAAATTGTtagtttgaaatttaaattaaatatcataggTTCGGAGTTACTCAAACCTACGTCTGAGTCAAAATATCATAGACTTTAATTTTACAAGAACGGAAAAACTACTAAAAATTTTGCAAGGATGAATTCtaaacattttcatatttacataaatgaaaacatattttaaccttttatttaatatgtcatTTTGTAtgttaaactatttaaaaaaatgtacagtATGATTCCATTATATATCATACAACAAAATCACACTTTCATTGTATAATATGttttaaccccccccccctcccctgCGCGCATAAGAGAATCACAATTTCGTTATGCATTACAAAATTGTAATTCCCTTACATAATAGAGGATGCAAAAATTGTGTCCAATGGAATCGTGATTCTGTTTTGCATAATTTTTGCACCTCCATTGTATAGTAGAATCATGATTTTATAGTACATTTCATCCATggatagttttaaatttttaagggATGATAAGCGTCAATAGCAAAATTCATTGGGGCCAATAACAATTCCCTTTAGCCTAAAGAAAATTCTGGGTTATGAGAAGCAAAGGCAGAACATGCTGTTCCCAACTTAGGTTAggaaatatgtttaaaaaaaacgtTAATACGGCTGGAAATGATATCATACAATGAAAGCAACTCATTAACTTGGGCTGGTGTTGGACATCCATCAGATACATATAAATGAACCAAATGAATATTTCAACAATATGTTAATATATCAAATGTGGCGGAAGAAgggaatgatttttaaattgctaaagtcaaatttaaaatctaatatcCCCCAAAAATTAAATTCGTCACTTCTAGAATTTGAACCGATTCATAAGATGGTTTGGTGATTAGAGAGAGGGGCTTAATTTGTGTcaaaaaagagagaggggggctTAAGAGTTGGAGGGATAAGAAGATTATGGATTTAAATTCTCCATTAACATAACATACTAATCGTTAATAtctgtcaataaaaaaattaaaccagtaaaaataataaaaagaaattaaaactcCTTTTctatattctaatttttttcactccaatttactaaaattaagaattttaaatccagataattaaacttttgaaaTGAATTAAATTGTTTTCCTTTAAGTTCATAGAActctaatttttcaattttctaaagaaaatttaatgctcaattttaaattataatgaaaatttCATAAATCAAAGTCATTGTTAAAACAATTaactttcaagaaataaaattttggacGTTACAAAATCAATCTACcgaaatttattatataaaattattacgtGACCAGAcgttgaaaaagaagaaaatctccaaaatttattttttgttgaaaataattttatttatttttatttcttttaggaTTGAAATAAACGTTttctaatttatcataaatttgtaCAGTTAATTTAAGATAACGATTTTAGAACCGGCAGTATAagatattaaatgttttttataggaaaaatatgtttttaatttctgtatTTTTGGACAAATATGGTCAAAGTACCCACATACTTTCATATTCATATTGatgaatttgatttgattttattttttaaaaaaaaacatataaattcaGTATAcatgttttataaaaacaacTAGTTTTTTAAAGTTTGGACGAAAATCGGAATGTCAAGCGATAATAatgttgtaaataaaaaaaaagtacgaCCAaggttttataaaaatcattttagaaagTGAGTATTTAAGATAGTTTTGTTaagttttttaaatgaattacgCTTGGTTTACCTATAAAATATCTACTTCCCTCTTCTCCTCATACACTCTTTATTTGTGTCCCTCACTCAAAATATTTCCTTTAGTCTTCTCCTTCGACGAGCAACAGCCACGAAGACGAAGACGACCTCTCCCAGAGCGAAGCAAGATCCTCCTCCTTCCAATCCACCGTACTCCGTTCCCGTCTACGGGAGGCAGAACGAAGATGTTTACGGAGAGAGAGTGCTTGCCTACGATGGCGGGAAGGTGGAACTGTACGGTGCCCGAGGCTCGGTGCCGAAATCGTCTTCCACTTGGTCAAGTTTTGACGATTACGGGAGGGCCatcggtggtggtggtggtgctccTCCCCCTGCGACGGCGACGAGCAAGGTTGTTAAAGCGATGCCGAAGGTGGACGCCGAGGGAGACACGAAGAGCGGAGTGCAGAAGTTTCGGGTGAAGCTATTGGCAGAAAGTGGTGGTCAGATCACTATTGATGTTCTCTGACAGGTATGTATGAATTATGAACATAGTAATTAATAGCATTTATACTTTGTAACTACCATTATGAAGTTTTGGTGTTCTGCTATTTGAATTGTGAATTTGCATGGTTTAACTAACTTCTCTTTTTGTTGATTATTCTGTCTAGCTTGCTATGCGAGAAGCTTGTAAATatgtagaagaaaaaatgagaagaaatttagtaatatgtttttatatagTAATATgttcttatttttcaattattttaattttttgcattAGCAGATTTTTTATGCTTAACCATGACTGTGTTAGATTTTgcataaacataaatatatagagttaatgttatatttaatcggtcttcaatttatttttattttcttaatccgCAATTTATTTTGTTACTAACCTTATCTACTATTCTAAtagaattttcctttttttattattttattagaattatttattttttttaaaaataaaatattcaaagacgattatttaaaaattgttttaaaaaggtgtttttttaagacggtttttagcATTTTTCTAAAACGATTTTCTAAACCTGGTTCGAACCGTCGAAGAAAGTTCACTTTCTACAATGACGGTTAATAACTGATGTCGAATGTGTTTAATAACCGACGTagaagaagttttttttaatagcgAGTATAGAAACTTTGACTATGTTTGAccgaaaatataaaaactaaaatatattttcttaacattttaaTCAACTCCAAattcaaatgtttttaatttgattttctttaaaaaatatttaaaatatcttgatgaaaaattcattttatttttatatttgtcaaTTAGTGTTGCAATTACCAATTTCTAATTACTATAGttacaaaaattattagtaGATACCAAGAAATTATTTGATACCtagtgagaaaaagagagaaaagagggaaaaaatatGTGTAATGAGTTATATGATGTGAtgaaaaccaaagaaaaaaaagtgttagcAAGTTACTTGGAGGAAAAAGGAGTCCAACTAATTATTGTGATCCACAGTTAAGATAGTTTCTATGGCAAAGGAATAGCTTAGTAAATCCACTGTCAAAGTTTTAAACTTTCGTGTTTGTTAATATAGCGACAAATCACGAACAAATGCGGTTGATATGATCCCAATTATATTCATATCATGGTCacatacaattaaaaaattttgataTTGTGATCCGAATCACGGTTGCTGACtatttttaaaaccttgctcGTTCTTTAAGCTTAGGCGTTGGGTAATGCTGATGGCTGGAGTTTTGGTCTTAGACTTTGCCTTCTCTCCATTAAGTTGCTAATTAATGTTCACTGCTTAGATTGAGGCTATGCAGTTGAAGCACACACGCGCCATAGACTTAAACAAATCAATCTCAGACCTGTTATAATTATGTAAAGATTATGTTGATTTGGCACTTGAAATAGTTATTCAATGACAATCGTATAAttccttaaaatattatattataaatagaatcGAAAATAATGGGATGAaatattataacttttagaatcATTATTTTTGTCCCCATCTCAAATATTATCACTCATTGTTGAAAGTGTAATTATAAGTATTCTTGGCTAATAATCACCAAGGTGCCTGAAATTTAACAACAGGGCTCGGATTTTCTCTATTCTTTACCCGTCCAAGCTCGTCGTATTTCTTTctgactaataaaaaaaagtagaagattATTAATTATAACCATTGATGAAACCTTAGTTTGTAAAATCTAAACATGCTATTTTTTATGGTATATATTTATTCTCTAGGTGATTTCATTTTAATACCAGGtggaagatgatttttttttttttgcccctTCCTGCCATcaatttatgaatttaaaaattaaccaacttatagtgttttatttattattataatatttgattgGAAAAGTTAGTGTACCGAAGAGAGGCaaatatatgatttatatgTCATTTCAGACTTTGCAGAGTGCAAGATGGTGAAGTTAAGgtagcttaaaaaaaaaaaaggcaagacCTTCCCAAAACACGAGATAATAAGATGAAAACATGAATGACTCCTTTTGAAATGACAATCGcatacataattttattgtCATATTACATGGACACCATAAACAACTAAACCAAACAAAAACTCTTGGTTAGGAGCACAAGTTATCAACGCTTTGCTAAGGATAAAACTTAAGGATTCTAAtagtagaaaaatatatatatattttgataatcaGAAGATGAAACCTTTTGCCAATTAAGCTGCATAGAACTGAATTCCACCAACTCAAACCCAAGTCTCTGATCCATCATCCTCACTTTTGCCTTCGTAGCAATCAGCCGCTGCCACCTTTTGCACATTCTTGTAGTTATACTTGCGAGCAAAGATCACAAACATGAACAAGTTCAATGTGGTGATGGCTGCAAGAAGCCAGTAAAATTTGTCCAAGCGGCTACTATTCAAATCCTTACCAATCCAACTCTTCCCAATCTTACCAGTGACATGATCCACAATTGTTATTAATAAACTACTAAGAAAACTTGCAGCCCCAATGACACTAAGGTAAAGTGCTATTCCAAGGCTTCTCATTGAGTCAGGCACTTGGTCATAGAAATACTCTTGCAAGCCCACAAGAGCAAACCCATCACCAAATCCAATGATCATAAATTGTGGGGCCAACCAAAGGGCACTCATGGACAAAGAACCCTTTAATGGGCCATTCATTTCAACTGCCTCAAGCCTCTTTTTTTCCACCAAAGCTGCCACTATCATTGTGATGACTGAGAAGACCATTCCAATACCAATCCTTTGGAGGATGCTGATTCCTCTGTCATTTCCTGTTAGTTTTCTTAGCACTGGCACAAGGAGCTTGTCATAGATGGTCACTGAAAGTATCATCCCAACGGCTGCAAGAGTGAAAATTGAAGCTGGGGGAACCACAAATCCATTATTGCCTATATTTCTGTTCATGATGGCACCTTGTTTGATGAAGAAAGTGGAGGTTTGGGAAGCACAGATTCCAAATGGTAATGTGAACACCCAAATGGGGATCATGTTGATGATAAGCTTCAGTTCTTCAACCTTGGTTACTGTTGCAAGTCTCCATGGACTCTGTTTCTCTGCTATGTTCCCTTCATTTTCAAGGATTGCTGCCTTGTCAAGAAATCTGATCAAACAAATCATACCATgagttaatttataattaacataCGGTAAGTATTGCTACCATTATAATGAGAACATTAGTtagaaaatactaaaattagGAAGGTTttgtccaaaaaatatatactataacaaaacagaaaaatcattcaaaagttttttttttaaataactcaaGTATTTAGTatgatatatttaatactttttaactAGTATCATTAAGAAACTAGTTaacaaaatacttattttatatgAGAAAAAAGGACTATGTactcataatataaaataattttatattatcattcaataaaaaaattatcttatcatACGTTCgttagattttataaaattatcttatcaTACGTTTgttagattttataaaaaaattatcttatcatACGAataaatgataatgtaaaattattatcacCATTAAACTCAATTTATAATCTTTTCCAATTTGTCAACATGTGCACGTCATGATTCATGAGGAGTATTCAAAATATCATATTGAATACTTTTAATTAGTTACTTGAAAAGATAACTATTAAATGACTTtcgtattttttattaaaaaaataactttctaTATGGATAATTTGTTTTACCTCCTTAACATGTGTCATATATTAGCATATACACTTCTAAATTGGCCTTTCTTTCTCAATGTAATGGTTTTGTTTTACTACTTACTTGAGTTTCTTGGTGTGAGCCAGAAATCTTTCACTGTTGCCCTCAGACTTGGAAACTTCATACAATTGAGTTGGATTGGAAGGATATGGAAGCTTTCTTTTGGAAATAGCAGCAACAATAACTTGCAACATAGGAGTCAAGGGGCTCCCAATTGGTGTCCTGTAACGATAAGAAGACCTTCCAATCAAGAATATGAGCAATGAGACAGCCATGACCCCTGTGAGGACGATATCAGCAACCCCCCAATTGACATGGTCTTGAACATACACAATCACAGTCACTCCTAGAATGATTCCACTACACAAACCACTGTTCCACCAGTTGAAAAAGGACATTTTCTGACTTCTTTCTTTGGcattattatcatcaaattgATCGGCGCCAAAGCTCTCCAAGGAAGGTTTATGGCCCCCAGTTCCTACGGATATTAAATAGATGCCTAGGAAGAAAACCACCTCATGAATCCTCCTAGGTTCGGTGCATGTACTGGGATGatcacaaggtttgaaacctgGTAAGAACCATGACAAAGAAAGCAGAACCAAACCCTGCTTTTTTTTCCACACAAAAACAAgtttttaatagttaataaatacatgataaattaataataacaatgttACAAGAGTTTAATGACtaaacaaacacaattttttttatctaatcacAAATTATAATTAGCATGACTTTTAAGAAAGTTACTGTAAAAAgtgaataaatttatcatagatTCCATGACAATatcaatacaaaaatttaataattatatactgATAGTATAAtagttttacattattattaaattataaaattagtataaaaaataataaatttattatatatgataatttataattgaatgacggtataatttttttttacactacccgttgcataactttttttttcattttataaattacttAGTTGAATGGTGATTGAGATTTGAGGTTGATTACCATGAGATAAACAATGCATGATGCTATCACAGCGGTGTAACGGCCTAAGTAAGCATCAGCTAGGAATCCTCCTAACAATGGTATCAAGGTGGTGACACCAGACCAATAGTTCACATTTTTAACTGCTGTCTTAAGGTCTTGATGAAGAACTTTCGTAAGGTAAATGACCAAGCTAGTAGCTATTCCAAAGTAGCTCAATCTCTCACTAAACTCAATTGCTGAAAAAAAAGAGgacaaaaaaaacacataattaatgtaaataaattagaatttaataGTGATACACTTATTTATTCTGTAAAAcacattcaatcacaaatcattttgatataacttttaagataattttataaaaattaataaatttatcataaataatgattttttattaaatgataatgtaattattttacaatgtaAAAGCTTTTtctcaacaaattattattgttatccgAAAGAATGACAACAAAGTTTATGAATATATGCATTGCTAGTTGTGGACCAGCTAAGCGAGTAATTGTTAACGATATTAAATTCAAGTAGATGGAATCGTTTTAATGTAGAAATTTAAGTGGTTCCAAtttttgctttgctttttgTGTATGAAAGATATGACTAGGAGGATCActaagataaaaattaagaaagggAACAAGCATCCCGAACCATTAATCCCCTAATATATACATCGAATAGCTTCTTAATTGACCAAGAAACAAGCAGGTACGGTATTTGTTAACTGATTTTGGCACACACAATATGGGGTAAAGTAGGAATAATAAACTTTTTATTCTAAAAGGTTGAGTACGttaaaactaaaaagtaaaagTTTAAGAGATAATAAAtagtgaaaatataataaaacattgatATCAAATTTAACATAACTGTATAGTTGTTTTATACAAAAGCTATATGTAGCGGCCCAACCGTATTTGCAGCCTATGTGCTATATATGAAAGAACTCTTTCATAAGAgttgaattttaatatacttttagtctaaattttttatattattaattagggGTGTTTACAAGTATAGATCATTCGTAGACCTGAATTAACCTAAATCGATCTTAATAATTTGGGTTTgatcatttatgtatttgaataaaaaaaaaaaactaaatcgaTCAAAGTCGTTCATGTATGATTTAGGTCACTGATTTTGATTTATAGATCCAATCAAAATTAAACCAAACCAATCAAATTTTTTAGAGTTGTTTGATTTGACTTTAAATATTGTTAAGTGTTGAAAAGTATTCAGACTACTAGTGTTAGAACTTCTCAAATATTACTTTTAggtatattgttatttttatatatatttatttttttgtcatgtttataatattaattgatcatattttattcattgtttTAGTAAATCTGATTGCAACAATTATGGTTGCAGCAAAGCTTATTGTAAGAAATTAGTTTATAGGAAATAATTGTGATTcaaatcattataataaatttcgttgaagaatatatattttattttaatttgtattaatttattttacaatattatgttgatgatattaaatgaatcaattttactagtatcaaacatttgataatattgtgttaattgtaTTGGACATTTGAAtgaattatgatataaaatagtagTGCTaagaaaaaagatcaaatttaaatggGTAACTCATTGACACGAACCAAACCAAATTGTTCATGAATGAGTTAGGTTGGGTtggatttcaaataaaaatttatgaaaattgaaTCGAACCAAATCGATCAAATTTGTTAGCCCTGAATTTGACCAAAATCGACCCGCGaacacaaaatttaataattataattacataaacaatcgataaatgaatcaaagttttttttttaaaaaaaaatattgtcattgTTTTAGAATCTTCtatgtaaaagtattttttttcccataTAATCTAAACAAAACAtgtggttttaaatttttttaaattaatatatccaaagttatattaaaaaaatgttttttttttataaattatatgtatactctactaaatattttttagtgaaCTTAGATATTTGTAGaccaaaaattaagaattattcaCTTAAGATAGCGAGATTCATTTACAAGATTAACTTTTGCTAACAAGATACTTTTCCATATTTTAACCTCGAATTTAAATACAGCCTACGGTACTGGTCCTCTAAAAAATAACACTCATTATCTAATTCACACTTGTTTAACAGAAGGAAGTGGAGCATCTTTCTCACTAGTAAAATAGTGAATGTATAATGCATATTATGTGTGGCTCATATTCATGATCTCTACTAAtgctaattaaaatatatctagTTGTAGGTAGTGGAACCCACCGCCTTTTATGCCATGCTGCCCTTGCCCATTTTAGTGCATGAGAATCTGACCATAGGTACTATTCCAATTAGCAAAATAATCTGTATTTGTATTGATATTGCTAATAaagtaataattactttaataataaattaaagcaaTAATTACTCCATTTACGGCtgaatatatgtatgtattggATATATATTGCCGCAAATTCAAGGATAGGAAGGGCATAAAGGTCTACACAGCTTGATCATAAGCACTAACAAGTAGTTGTCGTTATTagtagaaagaaataaagaatcATATGTTTGCATTATTTCTATctatatatgtttaaaaattaaattgttattagaaaaaaaaaagtgaacacTCAAGGGGTGTAAATACTCGGAAAGAAAAACTATTAACATGATTAGTAACGTAAAGAAAAACTCGGAAAGAAAAACTATTAGgaaaaatgataataagttttaatggtgtcatttatgaatatttaattttatgcattCCTTAATTtgcattataaaataatttgttatttattatatgatatataaaataCTGGAAactaaaagaatttatttttggaATGAAATTAGAATGTGCAGTAATATACTCTCTGTGATCCTTGTGattgattttattgattttgaagtATTAGGCAGTTTGTATTTAATCACATACCAATAAAAAGAGttattgttattgatttttaaatttttttattaatgttaatcCTCATTAATAATCGTCAACTAGTTATtagtgattaaaaatattaaagtctaaaaatgcataattattaataaaaaatataaatacttaaaatatttaacaaggaaaactaataaaaaaaactaaatgttACATAAAAATTAGGGGTGTTCAGGTCATCCAGGAGTTTGAATTGACCCAAACTGATCTAATAATTTGGGTTGGATCATTTATGTATTTCGATCAAAACCAAACCGAATCGATCAAAATTGTTCATGTACGAATTTAGATTTATAGATCCGATCAAGACCGAATCAAACCGATCAAAATTTTTAGAGTTGTTTGATTTGAcgttaaatattataaatattgagACTTCAAGTATTAGAAATGCAAGTGTTGGGACTAATATTGAAATTTCTTAAAGTATTACTTTCAAGctatatattgttatttgttttacttttattcatatttattttttctattatgtttataatattaatggatcTGTTCATTCGTTTGGAGCAAACCTGGTTACAACAAATCTAGTTGTAGTAAATCTGGTTGCACAAAgctcattagaaaaaaaaaaagaaaaaaaaaattagtttgtaagaaataattatgattcagattattataataaatattgtttgaagaatattttgttttaattagtattaatctattttaaaatattatattgatga is a genomic window containing:
- the LOC100794260 gene encoding protein NRT1/ PTR FAMILY 5.6 isoform X1, coding for MEKNKVDENPEEFNYEMKWVRDSSLDHKGRVPLRASTGSWKASLFIIAIEFSERLSYFGIATSLVIYLTKVLHQDLKTAVKNVNYWSGVTTLIPLLGGFLADAYLGRYTAVIASCIVYLMQGLVLLSLSWFLPGFKPCDHPSTCTEPRRIHEVVFFLGIYLISVGTGGHKPSLESFGADQFDDNNAKERSQKMSFFNWWNSGLCSGIILGVTVIVYVQDHVNWGVADIVLTGVMAVSLLIFLIGRSSYRYRTPIGSPLTPMLQVIVAAISKRKLPYPSNPTQLYEVSKSEGNSERFLAHTKKLKFLDKAAILENEGNIAEKQSPWRLATVTKVEELKLIINMIPIWVFTLPFGICASQTSTFFIKQGAIMNRNIGNNGFVVPPASIFTLAAVGMILSVTIYDKLLVPVLRKLTGNDRGISILQRIGIGMVFSVITMIVAALVEKKRLEAVEMNGPLKGSLSMSALWLAPQFMIIGFGDGFALVGLQEYFYDQVPDSMRSLGIALYLSVIGAASFLSSLLITIVDHVTGKIGKSWIGKDLNSSRLDKFYWLLAAITTLNLFMFVIFARKYNYKNVQKVAAADCYEGKSEDDGSETWV
- the LOC100794260 gene encoding protein NRT1/ PTR FAMILY 5.6 isoform X2, yielding MEKNKVDENPEEFNYEMKWVRDSSLDHKGRVPLRASTGSWKASLFIIAIEFSERLSYFGIATSLVIYLTKVLHQDLKTAVKNVNYWSGVTTLIPLLGGFLADAYLGRYTAVIASCIVYLMGLVLLSLSWFLPGFKPCDHPSTCTEPRRIHEVVFFLGIYLISVGTGGHKPSLESFGADQFDDNNAKERSQKMSFFNWWNSGLCSGIILGVTVIVYVQDHVNWGVADIVLTGVMAVSLLIFLIGRSSYRYRTPIGSPLTPMLQVIVAAISKRKLPYPSNPTQLYEVSKSEGNSERFLAHTKKLKFLDKAAILENEGNIAEKQSPWRLATVTKVEELKLIINMIPIWVFTLPFGICASQTSTFFIKQGAIMNRNIGNNGFVVPPASIFTLAAVGMILSVTIYDKLLVPVLRKLTGNDRGISILQRIGIGMVFSVITMIVAALVEKKRLEAVEMNGPLKGSLSMSALWLAPQFMIIGFGDGFALVGLQEYFYDQVPDSMRSLGIALYLSVIGAASFLSSLLITIVDHVTGKIGKSWIGKDLNSSRLDKFYWLLAAITTLNLFMFVIFARKYNYKNVQKVAAADCYEGKSEDDGSETWV